A DNA window from Anaerocolumna sp. AGMB13020 contains the following coding sequences:
- the addA gene encoding helicase-exonuclease AddAB subunit AddA yields the protein MEWTREQKKVIETRNKNLLVSAAAGSGKTAVLVEHIINRITEEGIDIDRLLVVTFTNAAAAEMKERIRKAIEDKLLHDPDNANLHRQAALVHSAQITTIHSFCLSVIRDNFQSLPIDPSFRIAEEAELTLIKSDVLEDLLEACYEEGREDFLAFTESFGGGKTDDGIEDLILNIHQFSMSAPWPEEWYDRLKENFEVESAEDMKAADWMKELMSMLNRIVSDLYSMCEEAVLICQQADGPTAYQAALISDSNQLEGLKGITDYSEFGESIQGISFVRLSGKKEEGVDPGKKELVKSIRDRIKKAVSDIQGSYFFQGEAEMAADIAAMRSNAEVIIRLCKEFSAAYQKRKAEKNMVDFNDLEHLALSVLVKKEDGVTTPTQAADELAGFYKEVMVDEYQDSNLVQEIILESISGSRFGNPNRFMVGDVKQSIYKFRLADPSIFMDKYEKYPLLAEEETEKELNTEKSLEVDSQMEQNHNLRIDLHKNFRSRDVVINSINSVFQRIMTRKLGNIEYDKRAYLYPGAEFCSGDGISDSTELLLAVVTPAEAEAASENKKDEEAEEYTARELEALAVAARIKELVHPETGLLVQDKKTGALRRAVYGDIAILLRSMTGWADIFSDTLSGEGITAHTETQTGYFKTLEISTALNLLRTIDNPRQDIPFTAVLRSPMAGFTDGELADIRMIKKRVPMYEAARLYSSTKEDALTVKLDHFFKKLSSYRSAAVHLPIHELILHVLADTGYYNYAAAMPAGDKRKANLNMLVQQAIRFEGTSFSGLFHFIRYMERLDRYDVDFGEAKVTGEDDRSVRIMSIHKSKGLEFPIVFVAGMGKNFNTQDSRAKLLLHQDYGIGMDYIDLDLRIKEPTLIKKFIQKQLITESLGEELRVLYVALTRAKEKLILTAGVKDMKKLLEKYAMKAITPRDTLSYLELSAAASYLDWIMLSMIQQKGFEELLLSYGLPASCVGDDKLKVREYTYEMLLEREKEQQVVKEIKEDILLDRSEDAVYDENYKRDIKAYFEYKYPYQAEAGIHTKVTVSELKKMGQQEAEDLSEALPVLRTQQEEYPVPAFLKEIKEEKGADLGTLIHKVLELTPFESIYEEKDLTDHLDWLVKEKRLLPEERKLLDVGRISKLYQSELGQRLRIAETEGRLFKERQFIMGVKAKDINEELQSEELVLVQGVIDAYFMEEDELVLVDYKSDAYVTEEKLKSRYHIQLKHYQKALEQLTGKKVKESIIYSVWLNRQIIIE from the coding sequence ATGGAATGGACCAGGGAACAGAAGAAAGTAATTGAAACCAGGAATAAAAACCTACTGGTCTCAGCAGCAGCAGGCTCCGGAAAGACAGCAGTATTAGTTGAACATATCATTAACCGTATTACAGAAGAAGGCATTGATATTGACAGGCTCCTGGTCGTTACCTTTACCAATGCAGCAGCGGCAGAAATGAAAGAGAGAATTCGTAAGGCCATAGAGGATAAGCTCTTACATGACCCGGATAATGCGAACCTTCACAGACAGGCCGCGCTGGTGCACAGTGCTCAGATTACGACTATTCACAGCTTCTGTCTTTCTGTAATAAGGGATAATTTTCAATCCCTGCCCATTGACCCCTCCTTTCGTATTGCAGAAGAGGCAGAACTGACCTTAATTAAATCAGATGTGCTGGAGGATTTGCTGGAAGCCTGCTACGAAGAAGGAAGGGAAGATTTTCTTGCATTTACGGAAAGCTTTGGCGGAGGGAAGACGGATGATGGAATTGAAGACCTGATCTTAAATATCCATCAGTTCTCCATGAGTGCTCCCTGGCCGGAAGAATGGTATGATAGGCTAAAGGAAAATTTTGAGGTAGAATCAGCAGAAGACATGAAAGCCGCTGACTGGATGAAAGAACTGATGTCAATGTTAAACCGAATTGTCAGCGATTTGTATAGTATGTGTGAGGAAGCGGTTCTGATATGCCAGCAGGCGGATGGCCCCACTGCTTATCAAGCCGCACTGATCAGTGATTCTAACCAGCTGGAAGGCCTTAAGGGGATTACTGACTATTCCGAGTTTGGTGAAAGCATTCAAGGCATCAGCTTTGTAAGGCTTTCCGGTAAGAAAGAAGAAGGGGTAGACCCAGGGAAGAAGGAACTGGTGAAATCCATACGAGACAGAATAAAGAAAGCTGTCAGTGATATCCAGGGCAGTTACTTTTTTCAGGGAGAGGCAGAAATGGCAGCGGATATTGCAGCCATGAGGTCAAATGCAGAAGTTATCATAAGGCTCTGCAAAGAATTCTCAGCAGCCTATCAAAAGCGTAAGGCAGAAAAGAACATGGTTGATTTCAACGACCTTGAGCACCTTGCCTTGTCCGTATTGGTAAAAAAAGAAGATGGGGTAACGACACCAACTCAGGCAGCGGATGAACTGGCAGGCTTTTATAAAGAGGTTATGGTAGATGAATACCAGGACAGTAACCTGGTGCAGGAAATCATTCTTGAAAGCATCTCAGGCAGCAGGTTTGGAAATCCCAACAGGTTTATGGTGGGAGATGTTAAGCAGAGTATTTATAAATTCAGACTGGCTGATCCCAGTATTTTTATGGATAAGTATGAGAAGTATCCCTTACTGGCAGAGGAAGAAACAGAGAAGGAACTTAATACGGAAAAGAGTCTGGAAGTGGATTCACAAATGGAACAAAATCATAATCTGAGAATCGATCTCCATAAGAATTTCAGAAGCCGGGATGTGGTTATAAACAGCATTAACAGTGTCTTTCAGAGGATAATGACCAGAAAGCTGGGAAATATTGAATATGATAAACGTGCCTATCTCTATCCGGGAGCAGAATTCTGTTCAGGCGACGGGATTTCTGATTCCACAGAGCTGCTGTTGGCAGTAGTTACGCCGGCGGAAGCAGAAGCAGCTTCAGAAAATAAGAAGGATGAAGAAGCAGAAGAATACACTGCCAGAGAGCTTGAAGCTCTGGCTGTTGCTGCCAGAATAAAGGAACTTGTTCACCCGGAGACGGGACTCCTTGTTCAGGATAAGAAGACGGGGGCCTTAAGAAGAGCCGTGTACGGAGATATCGCAATATTGCTTCGTTCCATGACCGGATGGGCCGATATCTTTTCAGATACCCTTAGTGGAGAAGGCATAACAGCCCATACAGAAACCCAGACCGGCTACTTTAAGACCCTGGAGATCTCAACAGCGCTTAATCTACTTCGAACCATTGATAATCCAAGGCAGGACATACCTTTTACGGCAGTACTGAGAAGTCCTATGGCAGGCTTCACAGATGGGGAACTGGCGGACATACGTATGATAAAGAAGAGGGTGCCTATGTATGAGGCAGCCAGGCTTTACAGCAGCACCAAGGAAGATGCACTTACTGTGAAACTGGATCATTTTTTTAAGAAACTTTCAAGCTATCGCAGCGCCGCGGTGCATTTGCCGATTCATGAATTGATTCTTCATGTCCTTGCAGATACAGGTTATTATAACTATGCAGCTGCAATGCCGGCAGGAGATAAACGAAAAGCGAATCTGAACATGCTGGTCCAGCAGGCAATACGTTTTGAGGGGACAAGCTTTAGCGGGCTTTTTCATTTTATACGTTATATGGAGCGGCTGGACAGATATGATGTGGATTTTGGTGAAGCCAAGGTCACCGGGGAAGATGATAGAAGTGTCAGGATAATGAGTATCCATAAGAGTAAGGGTCTGGAGTTCCCTATTGTGTTTGTAGCAGGTATGGGAAAGAATTTTAACACCCAGGATTCCAGAGCAAAGCTGCTATTGCATCAGGATTATGGCATTGGTATGGATTATATCGATTTGGACCTTCGGATAAAGGAACCGACACTGATAAAGAAATTCATACAAAAACAGCTGATTACAGAAAGTCTTGGGGAAGAACTTCGAGTTCTCTATGTTGCCCTTACCCGTGCCAAAGAGAAACTGATCCTGACGGCTGGTGTAAAGGATATGAAAAAACTGCTGGAAAAGTATGCCATGAAAGCTATTACACCAAGGGATACCTTAAGTTATCTGGAGCTGTCAGCAGCAGCCTCTTATCTGGATTGGATCATGTTATCCATGATCCAGCAGAAAGGCTTTGAGGAATTACTGTTATCATATGGCTTGCCTGCCTCCTGTGTCGGTGATGATAAGCTTAAGGTGAGAGAATACACTTATGAGATGCTTCTTGAGAGAGAGAAGGAACAGCAGGTCGTTAAAGAAATAAAAGAAGATATACTGCTTGACAGAAGCGAAGATGCAGTTTATGACGAGAACTATAAAAGGGATATTAAGGCTTATTTTGAATATAAATATCCGTATCAGGCAGAAGCTGGCATTCACACCAAGGTAACAGTTTCAGAACTTAAGAAAATGGGTCAGCAGGAAGCGGAGGATTTATCGGAGGCCCTGCCTGTACTCAGAACACAGCAGGAGGAATATCCTGTTCCAGCTTTTTTAAAGGAAATAAAAGAAGAAAAGGGAGCAGATCTTGGTACCTTGATTCATAAGGTGCTGGAATTGACTCCTTTTGAAAGTATATATGAGGAGAAAGATCTCACAGATCATTTAGACTGGCTGGTGAAAGAGAAGCGGCTGTTACCCGAGGAACGGAAGTTGCTTGATGTTGGAAGAATCAGTAAGCTGTATCAGAGTGAACTTGGGCAAAGGCTTCGTATAGCAGAGACAGAAGGCAGATTGTTTAAGGAACGTCAGTTTATCATGGGAGTGAAGGCAAAAGACATCAATGAAGAACTGCAAAGTGAAGAATTGGTTTTAGTCCAGGGAGTCATCGATGCTTATTTTATGGAAGAGGATGAGCTTGTTTTAGTAGATTATAAGAGCGATGCCTATGTGACAGAGGAGAAGCTTAAGAGCCGGTATCACATACAGCTAAAGCATTACCAAAAAGCACTGGAACAGCTAACGGGTAAGAAAGTCAAGGAAAGCATCATCTATTCCGTATGGTTAAACCGTCAGATCATCATAGAATAA
- the addB gene encoding helicase-exonuclease AddAB subunit AddB, producing the protein MSLKFIMGRSGSGKSYRLNHEIIEKSMAYPDTNYLVLVPEQFTLQTQKDIVTMHPLKGTMNIDILSFNRLAYRIFDETGSDDRKVLEDTGKTMVLRKLVAQRKEELKFFSQDVNKQGFAEELKSLISEIYQYSISIEDLEKVSAGLEGKERLKDKLHDVKLVYAAFQEYLKDNYITAEEILEVLIPAIGRSELIKRSIVCLDGFTGFTPSQYRLLTQLMKYAKGVVVTVTLGKADYLEKDAPYKLFHLSRKTIDKLKEIAQGENIPVDEPRFMEEDFGERTPRRYLGNPALGALEENIFRYRIKPYTQATESIILQGAVNIQEEVNVIIRKIKELVREKQYRYQDIAVVSGDITSYGRELRRGFEQEGIPFFLDSKRSIMSNPFVELIRCALLIVCDNFSYEGVFGFLRSGLTGIDSDATDLLENYVIALGIRGKKRWEEPFKRIYRGMQEGELTRINEAREKICAYILPLYQVLKDKSLTVKDYTKALYELGVILEVPGQMETFAEEFLERGQLSEEKEYRQIYGTVIELYDKLVELLGDEKMSAREFSQVLEAGLKEAKVGLIPPGIDQIVIGDIERTRLKDIKVLFFAGVNDGSIPKKSSRGLILTDSDREVLEEKKLELAPTRQQEIYTERFYLYINLTKPKDMLFISFSKLSEDGKKLLPAYLISDIRKIFPELTIREEYREMEDVREILSIHEGFDYLIKGLKQFPESNDNLLWQELFQYYFSHQKKRAELLQLVRAVYYINEEKGLQRQAARELYGEKLLGSVTRFEKFASCAFAHFAAYGLELKEREEYRIGAPDIGNIFHEALELFSRRIKQSQYTWHTIPDDFRETLCDECVEEAVKEYGNHIFVSTKRYEAVVRRAKRILNRTLWAVCRQIRKGDFEPEAFELFFSDRTLLDALHIPLPSGDSINLTGRIDRLDIYEEEDRLLLRVVDYKSGSTSFDFNSLYYGLQIQLAFYLGAALELFQKERSGKEVMPAGILYYNMEDPFVGKTEEIENSILKALKMNGIVNSSHDMLKHQDNSFQTEGEGIRPSVKSDVIPAETNKDGELTKRSAGADTEELKLFISYVRNMVGDMGNRILKGNTEVKPYKLGNNTACDYCPYKEVCGFDTKLGGFDYRKLKALEKEDIIERIKKKEGGAADGMDQGTEESN; encoded by the coding sequence ATGTCGTTAAAATTTATAATGGGACGTTCCGGTTCCGGCAAATCCTACCGACTTAATCATGAGATTATCGAAAAGTCCATGGCATATCCGGATACCAATTATCTGGTTTTGGTACCGGAGCAGTTTACCCTGCAGACACAAAAGGATATTGTAACCATGCATCCTCTTAAAGGTACTATGAATATCGATATCTTAAGCTTTAACCGTCTGGCCTACCGAATCTTTGATGAGACCGGCAGTGATGACAGAAAGGTTCTGGAGGATACCGGTAAGACTATGGTACTTCGAAAGCTGGTAGCCCAGAGAAAAGAAGAACTAAAATTCTTCTCCCAGGATGTGAACAAACAGGGGTTTGCAGAAGAGCTGAAATCCCTGATATCAGAAATATATCAATACAGCATAAGCATAGAGGATTTGGAAAAGGTTTCTGCAGGCCTTGAAGGAAAAGAGAGACTAAAGGATAAACTTCATGATGTGAAGCTTGTCTATGCAGCTTTTCAGGAGTATCTAAAAGATAACTACATAACCGCAGAAGAGATTCTGGAGGTGCTGATACCTGCAATTGGAAGATCGGAGCTGATTAAGCGAAGTATAGTCTGCCTGGATGGTTTTACCGGTTTTACACCCTCACAGTACCGCCTGTTAACGCAGTTGATGAAATATGCAAAAGGTGTAGTGGTTACCGTCACTCTTGGAAAGGCTGATTACCTTGAAAAGGATGCACCGTATAAACTCTTTCACCTAAGCCGAAAGACCATAGATAAATTAAAAGAAATAGCTCAGGGAGAAAATATCCCGGTAGATGAACCAAGGTTTATGGAGGAGGACTTTGGTGAGCGGACGCCAAGGAGATATCTTGGTAATCCGGCATTAGGCGCATTGGAGGAGAATATCTTTCGTTATCGCATAAAACCTTATACCCAGGCAACAGAAAGCATTATCCTTCAGGGTGCGGTTAACATACAGGAAGAAGTAAATGTAATCATCAGAAAAATCAAAGAACTTGTAAGGGAGAAGCAATACCGGTATCAGGATATAGCCGTGGTATCAGGAGATATCACTTCCTATGGCAGAGAATTACGGCGTGGTTTTGAACAGGAGGGAATTCCTTTCTTCTTGGACAGTAAACGGAGTATTATGTCCAATCCATTTGTAGAGCTTATTCGCTGTGCTTTGTTAATTGTATGCGACAATTTCAGTTACGAGGGAGTATTCGGATTTCTGCGCTCCGGCCTGACCGGCATTGACAGTGATGCTACGGATTTGCTGGAAAATTACGTCATCGCCCTTGGAATACGTGGAAAGAAACGATGGGAGGAACCCTTCAAACGAATCTACAGAGGGATGCAGGAAGGTGAACTTACAAGGATTAATGAAGCAAGAGAGAAAATCTGTGCGTATATTCTTCCCCTGTATCAGGTTTTAAAGGACAAAAGCCTCACTGTGAAAGATTATACCAAAGCCCTGTACGAGCTGGGCGTAATCTTAGAGGTACCGGGACAGATGGAGACCTTTGCAGAAGAATTTCTTGAAAGAGGACAGTTATCCGAAGAAAAGGAATACCGCCAGATATATGGAACAGTTATCGAACTATATGATAAGCTGGTGGAGCTGTTAGGGGATGAGAAGATGTCTGCCAGAGAGTTTTCCCAGGTGCTGGAGGCAGGACTTAAGGAGGCAAAGGTCGGTTTAATTCCTCCCGGTATCGACCAGATTGTAATCGGAGATATTGAAAGAACCAGGTTAAAGGATATTAAGGTTCTGTTTTTTGCTGGGGTAAATGATGGCAGTATTCCAAAGAAAAGCTCTAGGGGCCTTATTCTGACAGACAGCGACAGAGAGGTCTTAGAGGAAAAGAAGCTGGAACTTGCCCCCACCAGGCAGCAGGAAATTTATACAGAGAGATTCTATCTCTATATCAATCTTACGAAACCCAAAGATATGCTCTTTATTTCCTTCAGTAAATTAAGTGAAGACGGAAAGAAGCTTCTGCCCGCCTATCTGATCAGCGATATCAGAAAGATCTTTCCGGAGCTTACGATAAGGGAAGAATATAGGGAGATGGAGGATGTCAGGGAGATACTAAGTATTCATGAGGGATTTGATTATCTCATAAAAGGGCTGAAGCAATTTCCGGAAAGCAATGACAACCTGTTATGGCAGGAGCTTTTTCAGTATTATTTCAGTCATCAAAAAAAGAGAGCAGAACTGCTTCAATTGGTCAGAGCAGTTTATTATATCAATGAGGAAAAAGGTTTACAGCGGCAGGCAGCCAGAGAGCTATATGGAGAAAAGCTCCTTGGCAGCGTAACCAGGTTTGAGAAGTTTGCTTCCTGTGCCTTTGCTCACTTTGCAGCTTATGGTCTGGAGTTAAAGGAAAGAGAAGAATACCGGATAGGTGCGCCGGATATCGGTAATATCTTTCATGAAGCCCTGGAGCTCTTTTCCAGGAGGATAAAGCAAAGCCAATATACCTGGCATACCATACCCGATGATTTTCGTGAGACCTTATGCGACGAATGTGTGGAAGAAGCGGTTAAGGAGTATGGCAATCATATATTCGTAAGTACGAAGCGTTATGAAGCAGTGGTAAGGAGAGCTAAGAGAATACTAAACAGAACCCTGTGGGCAGTATGCAGGCAGATTCGAAAAGGAGATTTTGAGCCCGAGGCCTTTGAGTTGTTTTTCTCCGACAGAACTTTATTGGATGCACTTCATATTCCGCTGCCTTCCGGTGATAGCATTAATCTTACGGGCCGTATCGACCGCCTGGATATCTATGAGGAAGAGGACAGGCTCTTATTAAGGGTAGTGGATTACAAATCAGGAAGTACTTCCTTTGACTTTAATTCCTTGTATTACGGACTGCAGATACAGCTGGCTTTCTATCTGGGGGCTGCCCTGGAGCTGTTTCAGAAGGAACGAAGCGGAAAGGAAGTCATGCCGGCAGGTATTCTGTATTACAATATGGAGGATCCCTTTGTAGGTAAGACGGAGGAGATTGAGAACAGCATCTTAAAGGCACTTAAGATGAATGGCATTGTTAACAGTTCCCATGACATGCTAAAGCATCAGGATAACAGTTTTCAGACAGAAGGGGAGGGTATACGTCCCAGTGTGAAATCGGATGTTATACCTGCAGAGACCAACAAGGACGGAGAGCTTACCAAACGCTCTGCCGGTGCGGATACGGAGGAATTAAAGCTGTTCATCTCCTATGTCAGAAATATGGTGGGAGATATGGGAAACCGTATCTTAAAAGGAAATACAGAGGTAAAACCATATAAGCTTGGAAATAATACGGCCTGCGATTACTGTCCCTACAAAGAGGTTTGTGGCTTTGACACCAAACTTGGCGGTTTTGATTACAGAAAGCTCAAGGCACTTGAAAAAGAAGATATCATAGAGCGGATTAAGAAGAAAGAAGGAGGTGCGGCTGATGGAATGGACCAGGGAACAGAAGAAAGTAATTGA